Part of the Plectropomus leopardus isolate mb unplaced genomic scaffold, YSFRI_Pleo_2.0 unplaced_scaffold20773, whole genome shotgun sequence genome is shown below.
tagattCTTATAGGAGAGGCCATTCTGTACTGCTATCTCTCCAGGAGGTCATCAGCCACACAGACTGAGGCCAACATCAACGCTGCAGGCTGTAATTTCAACTCCTACATCCGCAGGGCTGTACGCTTCATAGGTGGGAGGACACATGCATTAGACACACAGCTGATTATATGCATCTTTTCAGAAAGTGACACAAATGACAACAGTCAGCGGCTATAGCActaacataattttactgtCATAATGTGAGTggacacaaaagaaaaacacttaaaattcaGAGCGACACGAGGTAACATGCTCCACTAACCCACTGTTTACTATgacaaatgtattgtttttttacaggagTCCATATCTTTGGCCTTTGTGTAACAGCACTGATAACGGATATCCTCCAGCTGTCCACTGGTCAGCACACCCCCTACTGGTTGGATGTGTGCAAACCCAACTTGACCCACATCAACATGTCCACCTGTGATGAAGCTTTTATTCTGGAGGATATCTGCTCTGGACAGGACAGCGGGCTCATCAATGCTGGGAGGTAAGGCTGAGTTTTACACAGCCAGGGAGTGTGGGAGAGTGCATGAGTGAACTGGAGGGTGTGTCAGAGCATGTATGTGGGTGTTTTTCCAGTGTGCATTTATGgagtcatttttaatgtgaaacacacacacgaacacgtGTACACGcgcgcgctcacacacacacacacacacacacacacacacacacacacacactcacacacagggtTTGTGTTGTAGCTTGCAGCCCTAGACTACTTTCCTCTGTTGTTATGGTTACAAGTCTTCTCTTGGGACATGTACTGGAATGTAGAAAATAGGAGCTGAATAGTAGCATCATCACAACCAAGGTCATGTGCTGCAACATGGACTGCTCTACCATGACCAGATTGCAAACAAAGTATATTAAGATGACATTAATGACTTGTGTTACAGCTCATTTAAAACTCTGGTTTGCTGCCTGCCATTTTGAGTATGGCATTTCGGCTATTTTCATTTTGGGTTTAGTGTTGCCAACTCCTCTGTAAGAAATTAGCTATCGGCTCTCCCAAAAGCAGAAGTAGCTAGATGATGTAATCAACTAATTTGCATAAGATTAAATTCTAAGAGAGGCAAAACTAATAGAAAAGGCTGACCAGGTAGTCTACAAACtaactatttatgtatttacaaagttgtttttgttgccatatAACTATAaagttagcttttttttccctttttgcagctttttattgTGACCTAATGAATgcagagcaaaataaaaacgTGGTCTTGTAGCTTATGTTTGgatagaggaggagagggacaagaaactgagtgtgtgagtgagactgactgagacagagagaactgtgtgagggattttggggtgtgaaa
Proteins encoded:
- the LOC121965593 gene encoding 2-lysophosphatidate phosphatase PLPPR4-like, coding for ILIGEAILYCYLSRRSSATQTEANINAAGCNFNSYIRRAVRFIGVHIFGLCVTALITDILQLSTGQHTPYWLDVCKPNLTHINMSTCDEAFILEDICSGQDSGLINAG